One genomic window of Quercus lobata isolate SW786 chromosome 9, ValleyOak3.0 Primary Assembly, whole genome shotgun sequence includes the following:
- the LOC115959657 gene encoding uncharacterized protein LOC115959657 isoform X3 yields the protein MGWKAFTAKDISCRKRVKLTNLDVNIPLSCRRNASSTALEGRQSPRSNDPKTSEFAFFKKLKENAGRKYESHTLHKEENPSKKFRISDYSGGNPNSVKFSCKDFSSSLLAENVTPSNFCSHLSPLGGASKKSGGQHGHGEIFSKKRHKLRKWVVETSYPHIEELCSKGYDFVSLLLSRLFPESNKNSGFKKSKSREVDIDTKSQFLTSLELHSQLKKLSHMPARNYMELDHVSHLDDGSSSCWLNRSPEGVLSNFYTPPINASIACLEYEMRETDYEVGGRSPVLCAECDSTYGFQSKSYGSLAYNHLKELGDLHYPKKCLIKSGSNPLLLGWDFGRNTEERNSSNTCQNTELNLYSPSSSSLGDYHQHILDERIGAKELSESSFLSTNSPNVISFPRSHSANYNELDFGKQVEDKEDINADFNHFPLALTLAPDYLTLAEDHKNDTKCKDSSIFFSPHNLDIMSKVFGERYHHPGFEGVLLSSGLDFDLEWDCPSLSGSSRKHHPPVNCAFKSPRNEGTYSCFLLKDKSESFLDGSSHRGTLSHVSDIVNIQDLSSFYFQMPLEKDRPCPLLLNKSSWDGT from the exons ATGGGCTGGAAAGCTTTTACTGCCAAAg ATATCAGCTGCAGGAAAAGAGTAAAGCTTACAAATCTTGATGTTAATATTCCCTTAAGTTGCAGAAGAAATGCCTCTTCCACAGCTTTAGAAGGAAGACAGAGTCCGAGAT CCAATGACCCCAAAACTTCcgaatttgcattttttaagaaattgaaggaaaatgcAGGCCGCAAATACGAATCCCATACATTGCATAAAGAAGAAAACCCGTCAAAGAAGTTCAGAATTAGTGACTATTCTGGAG GAAACCCAAACAGTGTCAAATTTAGCTGTAAGGACTTCAGTTCCTCATTACTTGCTGAAAATGTCACACCTAGTAACTTTTGCTCACACCTGTCACCTCTTGGTGGGGCATCAAAGAAATCAG GGGGCCAGCACGGGCATGGAGAAATCTTTTCTAAAAAGAGACATAAATTACGCAAATGGGTTGTAGAGACATCATATCCTCATATTGAAGAACTCTGTTCAAAGGG GTAtgattttgtttctttgcttcTCAGTCGCCTGTTCCCCGAGAGCAACAAAAACAGC GGttttaagaaatcaaaatcaagGGAAGTTGATATTGATACCAAATCTCAATTTCTCACTTCTTTGGAATTGCATAGTCAGCTCAAAAAATTAAGTCATATGCCTGCAAGGAACTATATGGAACTTGACCATGTTTCACACTTGGATGATGGTTCTTCATCTTGTTGGTTGAATAGATCACCAGAGGGGGTTCTCTCAAATTTTTACACTCCCCCAATCAATGCCAGTATAGCATGTCTCGAGTATGAAATGAGAGAAACCGATTATGAAGTTGGAGGAAGAAGTCCAGTTCTATGCGCTGAGTGTGATTCCACTTATGGCTTTCAATCTAAAAGTTATGGATCTCTTGCATATAATCATCTCAAAGAACTGGGTGACTTgcattatccaaaaaaatgttTGATTAAAAGTGGGTCAAATCCTCTTCTTCTGGGTTGGGACTTTGGCAGGAATACAGAGGAAAGAAACTCGTCTAATACTTGTCAAAATACAGAGCTGAATCTGTATTCACCTTCATCAAGTTCCTTGGGTGATTATCATCAGCACATTCTGGATGAAAGGATAGGTGCAAAAGAGTTAAGTGAATCATCCTTCCTGTCAACAAATTCTCCAAATGTTATTTCATTCCCACGGTCCCATTCAGCCAACTATAATGAACTTGATTTTGGAAAACAAGTTGAAGACAAGGAAGATATAAATGCTGACTTTAACCATTTTCCTCTAGCTCTAACACTTGCACCAGACTACCTTACTCTGGCTGAAGATCACAAGAATGACACTAAATGCAAAGATAGCAGCATCTTCTTTTCTCCTCATAATCTTGATATAATGAGCAAGGTTTTTGGTGAGAGATATCATCATCCTGGTTTTGAAGGTGTCCTCCTCTCCTCTggacttgattttgatttagaatGGGATTGCCCATCATTAAGTGGTTCCTCAAGGAAGCATCATCCACCTGTCAATTGTGCTTTTAAGTCTCCCAGAAATGAAGGAACATATTCATGCTTTTTACTCAAAGACAAGAGTGAAAGTTTCCTAGATGGTTCAAGTCATAGAGGAACCCTGAGTCATGTCAGTGATATTGTTAACATCCAAGACTTGTCatcattttatttccaaatgCCGCTAGAAAAAGACAGGCCATGCCCTTTGCTGCTCAATAAATCAAGCTGGGATGGAACTTGA
- the LOC115959657 gene encoding uncharacterized protein LOC115959657 isoform X1 has translation MKRQISKTAHKDPSPIIGATLPQQSRRLRVVRSSDFRIPNPTSQSTKDISCRKRVKLTNLDVNIPLSCRRNASSTALEGRQSPRSNDPKTSEFAFFKKLKENAGRKYESHTLHKEENPSKKFRISDYSGGNPNSVKFSCKDFSSSLLAENVTPSNFCSHLSPLGGASKKSGGQHGHGEIFSKKRHKLRKWVVETSYPHIEELCSKGYDFVSLLLSRLFPESNKNSGFKKSKSREVDIDTKSQFLTSLELHSQLKKLSHMPARNYMELDHVSHLDDGSSSCWLNRSPEGVLSNFYTPPINASIACLEYEMRETDYEVGGRSPVLCAECDSTYGFQSKSYGSLAYNHLKELGDLHYPKKCLIKSGSNPLLLGWDFGRNTEERNSSNTCQNTELNLYSPSSSSLGDYHQHILDERIGAKELSESSFLSTNSPNVISFPRSHSANYNELDFGKQVEDKEDINADFNHFPLALTLAPDYLTLAEDHKNDTKCKDSSIFFSPHNLDIMSKVFGERYHHPGFEGVLLSSGLDFDLEWDCPSLSGSSRKHHPPVNCAFKSPRNEGTYSCFLLKDKSESFLDGSSHRGTLSHVSDIVNIQDLSSFYFQMPLEKDRPCPLLLNKSSWDGT, from the exons ATGAAGCGACAAATTTCCAAAACTGCTCATAAAGATCCATCACCGATCATCGGAGCAACTTTACCACAACAATCACGTCGTCTCCGTGTAGTTCGGAGCTCCGATTTCCGCATTCCAAATCCAACTTCCCAATCAACCAAAG ATATCAGCTGCAGGAAAAGAGTAAAGCTTACAAATCTTGATGTTAATATTCCCTTAAGTTGCAGAAGAAATGCCTCTTCCACAGCTTTAGAAGGAAGACAGAGTCCGAGAT CCAATGACCCCAAAACTTCcgaatttgcattttttaagaaattgaaggaaaatgcAGGCCGCAAATACGAATCCCATACATTGCATAAAGAAGAAAACCCGTCAAAGAAGTTCAGAATTAGTGACTATTCTGGAG GAAACCCAAACAGTGTCAAATTTAGCTGTAAGGACTTCAGTTCCTCATTACTTGCTGAAAATGTCACACCTAGTAACTTTTGCTCACACCTGTCACCTCTTGGTGGGGCATCAAAGAAATCAG GGGGCCAGCACGGGCATGGAGAAATCTTTTCTAAAAAGAGACATAAATTACGCAAATGGGTTGTAGAGACATCATATCCTCATATTGAAGAACTCTGTTCAAAGGG GTAtgattttgtttctttgcttcTCAGTCGCCTGTTCCCCGAGAGCAACAAAAACAGC GGttttaagaaatcaaaatcaagGGAAGTTGATATTGATACCAAATCTCAATTTCTCACTTCTTTGGAATTGCATAGTCAGCTCAAAAAATTAAGTCATATGCCTGCAAGGAACTATATGGAACTTGACCATGTTTCACACTTGGATGATGGTTCTTCATCTTGTTGGTTGAATAGATCACCAGAGGGGGTTCTCTCAAATTTTTACACTCCCCCAATCAATGCCAGTATAGCATGTCTCGAGTATGAAATGAGAGAAACCGATTATGAAGTTGGAGGAAGAAGTCCAGTTCTATGCGCTGAGTGTGATTCCACTTATGGCTTTCAATCTAAAAGTTATGGATCTCTTGCATATAATCATCTCAAAGAACTGGGTGACTTgcattatccaaaaaaatgttTGATTAAAAGTGGGTCAAATCCTCTTCTTCTGGGTTGGGACTTTGGCAGGAATACAGAGGAAAGAAACTCGTCTAATACTTGTCAAAATACAGAGCTGAATCTGTATTCACCTTCATCAAGTTCCTTGGGTGATTATCATCAGCACATTCTGGATGAAAGGATAGGTGCAAAAGAGTTAAGTGAATCATCCTTCCTGTCAACAAATTCTCCAAATGTTATTTCATTCCCACGGTCCCATTCAGCCAACTATAATGAACTTGATTTTGGAAAACAAGTTGAAGACAAGGAAGATATAAATGCTGACTTTAACCATTTTCCTCTAGCTCTAACACTTGCACCAGACTACCTTACTCTGGCTGAAGATCACAAGAATGACACTAAATGCAAAGATAGCAGCATCTTCTTTTCTCCTCATAATCTTGATATAATGAGCAAGGTTTTTGGTGAGAGATATCATCATCCTGGTTTTGAAGGTGTCCTCCTCTCCTCTggacttgattttgatttagaatGGGATTGCCCATCATTAAGTGGTTCCTCAAGGAAGCATCATCCACCTGTCAATTGTGCTTTTAAGTCTCCCAGAAATGAAGGAACATATTCATGCTTTTTACTCAAAGACAAGAGTGAAAGTTTCCTAGATGGTTCAAGTCATAGAGGAACCCTGAGTCATGTCAGTGATATTGTTAACATCCAAGACTTGTCatcattttatttccaaatgCCGCTAGAAAAAGACAGGCCATGCCCTTTGCTGCTCAATAAATCAAGCTGGGATGGAACTTGA
- the LOC115959657 gene encoding uncharacterized protein LOC115959657 isoform X2 — MKRQISKTAHKDPSPIIGATLPQQSRRLRVVRSSDFRIPNPTSQSTKDISCRKRVKLTNLDVNIPLSCRRNASSTALEGRQSPRSNDPKTSEFAFFKKLKENAGRKYESHTLHKEENPSKKFRISDYSGGNPNSVKFSCKDFSSSLLAENVTPSNFCSHLSPLGGASKKSGGQHGHGEIFSKKRHKLRKWVVETSYPHIEELCSKGRLFPESNKNSGFKKSKSREVDIDTKSQFLTSLELHSQLKKLSHMPARNYMELDHVSHLDDGSSSCWLNRSPEGVLSNFYTPPINASIACLEYEMRETDYEVGGRSPVLCAECDSTYGFQSKSYGSLAYNHLKELGDLHYPKKCLIKSGSNPLLLGWDFGRNTEERNSSNTCQNTELNLYSPSSSSLGDYHQHILDERIGAKELSESSFLSTNSPNVISFPRSHSANYNELDFGKQVEDKEDINADFNHFPLALTLAPDYLTLAEDHKNDTKCKDSSIFFSPHNLDIMSKVFGERYHHPGFEGVLLSSGLDFDLEWDCPSLSGSSRKHHPPVNCAFKSPRNEGTYSCFLLKDKSESFLDGSSHRGTLSHVSDIVNIQDLSSFYFQMPLEKDRPCPLLLNKSSWDGT, encoded by the exons ATGAAGCGACAAATTTCCAAAACTGCTCATAAAGATCCATCACCGATCATCGGAGCAACTTTACCACAACAATCACGTCGTCTCCGTGTAGTTCGGAGCTCCGATTTCCGCATTCCAAATCCAACTTCCCAATCAACCAAAG ATATCAGCTGCAGGAAAAGAGTAAAGCTTACAAATCTTGATGTTAATATTCCCTTAAGTTGCAGAAGAAATGCCTCTTCCACAGCTTTAGAAGGAAGACAGAGTCCGAGAT CCAATGACCCCAAAACTTCcgaatttgcattttttaagaaattgaaggaaaatgcAGGCCGCAAATACGAATCCCATACATTGCATAAAGAAGAAAACCCGTCAAAGAAGTTCAGAATTAGTGACTATTCTGGAG GAAACCCAAACAGTGTCAAATTTAGCTGTAAGGACTTCAGTTCCTCATTACTTGCTGAAAATGTCACACCTAGTAACTTTTGCTCACACCTGTCACCTCTTGGTGGGGCATCAAAGAAATCAG GGGGCCAGCACGGGCATGGAGAAATCTTTTCTAAAAAGAGACATAAATTACGCAAATGGGTTGTAGAGACATCATATCCTCATATTGAAGAACTCTGTTCAAAGGG TCGCCTGTTCCCCGAGAGCAACAAAAACAGC GGttttaagaaatcaaaatcaagGGAAGTTGATATTGATACCAAATCTCAATTTCTCACTTCTTTGGAATTGCATAGTCAGCTCAAAAAATTAAGTCATATGCCTGCAAGGAACTATATGGAACTTGACCATGTTTCACACTTGGATGATGGTTCTTCATCTTGTTGGTTGAATAGATCACCAGAGGGGGTTCTCTCAAATTTTTACACTCCCCCAATCAATGCCAGTATAGCATGTCTCGAGTATGAAATGAGAGAAACCGATTATGAAGTTGGAGGAAGAAGTCCAGTTCTATGCGCTGAGTGTGATTCCACTTATGGCTTTCAATCTAAAAGTTATGGATCTCTTGCATATAATCATCTCAAAGAACTGGGTGACTTgcattatccaaaaaaatgttTGATTAAAAGTGGGTCAAATCCTCTTCTTCTGGGTTGGGACTTTGGCAGGAATACAGAGGAAAGAAACTCGTCTAATACTTGTCAAAATACAGAGCTGAATCTGTATTCACCTTCATCAAGTTCCTTGGGTGATTATCATCAGCACATTCTGGATGAAAGGATAGGTGCAAAAGAGTTAAGTGAATCATCCTTCCTGTCAACAAATTCTCCAAATGTTATTTCATTCCCACGGTCCCATTCAGCCAACTATAATGAACTTGATTTTGGAAAACAAGTTGAAGACAAGGAAGATATAAATGCTGACTTTAACCATTTTCCTCTAGCTCTAACACTTGCACCAGACTACCTTACTCTGGCTGAAGATCACAAGAATGACACTAAATGCAAAGATAGCAGCATCTTCTTTTCTCCTCATAATCTTGATATAATGAGCAAGGTTTTTGGTGAGAGATATCATCATCCTGGTTTTGAAGGTGTCCTCCTCTCCTCTggacttgattttgatttagaatGGGATTGCCCATCATTAAGTGGTTCCTCAAGGAAGCATCATCCACCTGTCAATTGTGCTTTTAAGTCTCCCAGAAATGAAGGAACATATTCATGCTTTTTACTCAAAGACAAGAGTGAAAGTTTCCTAGATGGTTCAAGTCATAGAGGAACCCTGAGTCATGTCAGTGATATTGTTAACATCCAAGACTTGTCatcattttatttccaaatgCCGCTAGAAAAAGACAGGCCATGCCCTTTGCTGCTCAATAAATCAAGCTGGGATGGAACTTGA
- the LOC115959657 gene encoding uncharacterized protein LOC115959657 isoform X4 — MQAANTNPIHCIKKKTRQRSSELVTILEETQTVSNLAVRTSVPHYLLKMSHLVTFAHTCHLLVGHQRNQSLFLGGQHGHGEIFSKKRHKLRKWVVETSYPHIEELCSKGYDFVSLLLSRLFPESNKNSGFKKSKSREVDIDTKSQFLTSLELHSQLKKLSHMPARNYMELDHVSHLDDGSSSCWLNRSPEGVLSNFYTPPINASIACLEYEMRETDYEVGGRSPVLCAECDSTYGFQSKSYGSLAYNHLKELGDLHYPKKCLIKSGSNPLLLGWDFGRNTEERNSSNTCQNTELNLYSPSSSSLGDYHQHILDERIGAKELSESSFLSTNSPNVISFPRSHSANYNELDFGKQVEDKEDINADFNHFPLALTLAPDYLTLAEDHKNDTKCKDSSIFFSPHNLDIMSKVFGERYHHPGFEGVLLSSGLDFDLEWDCPSLSGSSRKHHPPVNCAFKSPRNEGTYSCFLLKDKSESFLDGSSHRGTLSHVSDIVNIQDLSSFYFQMPLEKDRPCPLLLNKSSWDGT, encoded by the exons atgcAGGCCGCAAATACGAATCCCATACATTGCATAAAGAAGAAAACCCGTCAAAGAAGTTCAGAATTAGTGACTATTCTGGAG GAAACCCAAACAGTGTCAAATTTAGCTGTAAGGACTTCAGTTCCTCATTACTTGCTGAAAATGTCACACCTAGTAACTTTTGCTCACACCTGTCACCTCTTGGTGGGGCATCAAAGAAATCAG TCTTTATTTTTAGGGGGCCAGCACGGGCATGGAGAAATCTTTTCTAAAAAGAGACATAAATTACGCAAATGGGTTGTAGAGACATCATATCCTCATATTGAAGAACTCTGTTCAAAGGG GTAtgattttgtttctttgcttcTCAGTCGCCTGTTCCCCGAGAGCAACAAAAACAGC GGttttaagaaatcaaaatcaagGGAAGTTGATATTGATACCAAATCTCAATTTCTCACTTCTTTGGAATTGCATAGTCAGCTCAAAAAATTAAGTCATATGCCTGCAAGGAACTATATGGAACTTGACCATGTTTCACACTTGGATGATGGTTCTTCATCTTGTTGGTTGAATAGATCACCAGAGGGGGTTCTCTCAAATTTTTACACTCCCCCAATCAATGCCAGTATAGCATGTCTCGAGTATGAAATGAGAGAAACCGATTATGAAGTTGGAGGAAGAAGTCCAGTTCTATGCGCTGAGTGTGATTCCACTTATGGCTTTCAATCTAAAAGTTATGGATCTCTTGCATATAATCATCTCAAAGAACTGGGTGACTTgcattatccaaaaaaatgttTGATTAAAAGTGGGTCAAATCCTCTTCTTCTGGGTTGGGACTTTGGCAGGAATACAGAGGAAAGAAACTCGTCTAATACTTGTCAAAATACAGAGCTGAATCTGTATTCACCTTCATCAAGTTCCTTGGGTGATTATCATCAGCACATTCTGGATGAAAGGATAGGTGCAAAAGAGTTAAGTGAATCATCCTTCCTGTCAACAAATTCTCCAAATGTTATTTCATTCCCACGGTCCCATTCAGCCAACTATAATGAACTTGATTTTGGAAAACAAGTTGAAGACAAGGAAGATATAAATGCTGACTTTAACCATTTTCCTCTAGCTCTAACACTTGCACCAGACTACCTTACTCTGGCTGAAGATCACAAGAATGACACTAAATGCAAAGATAGCAGCATCTTCTTTTCTCCTCATAATCTTGATATAATGAGCAAGGTTTTTGGTGAGAGATATCATCATCCTGGTTTTGAAGGTGTCCTCCTCTCCTCTggacttgattttgatttagaatGGGATTGCCCATCATTAAGTGGTTCCTCAAGGAAGCATCATCCACCTGTCAATTGTGCTTTTAAGTCTCCCAGAAATGAAGGAACATATTCATGCTTTTTACTCAAAGACAAGAGTGAAAGTTTCCTAGATGGTTCAAGTCATAGAGGAACCCTGAGTCATGTCAGTGATATTGTTAACATCCAAGACTTGTCatcattttatttccaaatgCCGCTAGAAAAAGACAGGCCATGCCCTTTGCTGCTCAATAAATCAAGCTGGGATGGAACTTGA